The proteins below come from a single Serpentinimonas raichei genomic window:
- a CDS encoding putative bifunctional diguanylate cyclase/phosphodiesterase, translating to MQAPHPLALYAPGPRHSGSGFLATAINASPVVAITWVGAEGCPVAFVSDNVSQWGYHAADWMRQQLRYLDLVHPDDLDGLNTEVEAKRLQGVENYVQHYRLRTADGRWAWVEDRTWMEYDAAGTITWAHGVLLDISARKQQEQVAELERQTLERLLGPIELQPLLEFMVRGYQALMPGRLFSVLLLDLKTSTVLDFASPDLPIAFRQAIDGLAIGPQAGSCGSAAFLGHAVIVPDIATDPLWADYKHLALPHGLAACWSLPIKGPQGQVLGTFAVYTPHIGAPSAADLATLERGAYLAGLAIDRHQSLDKLLKLQQAVEQSPSSIVIANLDAEIEYANAAFFQATGYTAQEVLGQNPRLLQSGKTPPSVYREMWAALGSGRRWEGELINRRKDGSEYTEMARLAPIVQADGRITHYVGIKEDITQRKLAEQQIERLAFFDQLTGLPNRQLLHDRFHQAASQAQRHHQQMALMYIDLDNFKHINDTLGHHLGDELLLRVAQRLSAQVRAGDTLSRQGGDEFVLLLPECDQAAASLVADKLIEQAGCSLVVGAHEVTATLSVGIALYPHDGDTLDELARCADMAMYQAKQEGRSTFRFFTPALRTHSSRTLRLRNDLRLALERGQLALVYQPQVRLADGKMLGVEALLRWQHPELGPISPAEFIPIAETCGLILPIGDWVLRQGLQQLQRWDAAGLGALTVAVNLSAVQFRDLRLAERIGQLLHESGLPAQRLEIELTESCAMINPQGSINTLEGLRQLQIPIAIDDFGTGYSSLSYLKRFKVGRLKIDQSFVRDLHLDPDDRAIVRAIIGLADHLGMRTVAEGVETAEQLAWLREHGCDEAQGYFFSRPLSPEAMQAWALARAPQQPAV from the coding sequence ATGCAAGCGCCCCATCCACTTGCCCTCTACGCCCCGGGTCCGCGCCACTCCGGCTCGGGTTTTTTGGCTACGGCCATCAACGCCTCGCCGGTGGTGGCCATCACGTGGGTGGGGGCCGAGGGCTGCCCGGTCGCTTTTGTGAGCGACAACGTCAGCCAGTGGGGCTACCACGCCGCCGACTGGATGCGCCAACAGCTGCGCTACCTCGACTTGGTGCACCCCGACGACCTGGACGGACTCAACACCGAGGTCGAAGCCAAGCGCCTGCAAGGCGTCGAGAATTACGTGCAGCATTATCGCTTGCGCACCGCCGACGGGCGCTGGGCCTGGGTCGAAGACCGCACTTGGATGGAGTACGACGCCGCCGGCACCATCACCTGGGCGCACGGGGTGCTGCTCGACATCAGCGCGCGCAAACAGCAAGAGCAGGTGGCCGAACTGGAGCGCCAGACGCTGGAGCGGCTGCTTGGCCCGATCGAACTGCAGCCCTTGCTGGAATTCATGGTGCGCGGCTACCAGGCCTTGATGCCCGGCCGCCTCTTCAGCGTGCTGTTGCTCGACCTCAAAACCAGCACCGTGCTCGACTTCGCCAGCCCCGACTTGCCCATCGCCTTCCGGCAAGCCATCGACGGACTAGCGATCGGCCCCCAGGCGGGCTCCTGTGGCAGCGCCGCCTTCCTCGGCCACGCGGTGATCGTGCCCGACATCGCCACCGACCCGCTTTGGGCCGACTACAAACACCTGGCGCTGCCGCACGGCCTGGCGGCGTGCTGGTCGCTGCCGATCAAGGGGCCGCAGGGGCAGGTGCTGGGCACCTTTGCCGTTTACACCCCGCACATCGGGGCACCCTCGGCAGCCGATCTGGCCACCCTGGAGCGCGGCGCCTACTTGGCCGGGCTGGCGATCGACCGCCACCAATCGCTCGACAAGCTGCTCAAATTGCAGCAGGCGGTCGAGCAAAGCCCGTCCTCGATCGTGATCGCCAACCTCGACGCCGAAATCGAGTACGCCAACGCGGCCTTTTTCCAAGCCACCGGCTACACCGCGCAGGAGGTGCTGGGCCAGAACCCGCGCCTCTTGCAGTCGGGCAAAACCCCGCCCTCGGTCTACCGAGAGATGTGGGCGGCGCTGGGTTCTGGCCGCCGCTGGGAAGGCGAGCTCATCAACCGGCGCAAAGACGGCAGCGAATACACCGAGATGGCGCGCCTGGCCCCGATCGTGCAAGCCGACGGGCGCATCACGCACTACGTGGGCATCAAAGAAGATATCACGCAGCGCAAATTGGCCGAGCAGCAGATCGAGCGCTTGGCTTTTTTCGACCAGCTCACCGGCTTGCCGAATCGGCAACTGCTGCATGACCGCTTTCATCAGGCCGCCAGCCAGGCGCAGCGCCACCACCAGCAGATGGCGCTGATGTACATCGACCTCGACAACTTCAAGCACATCAACGACACCCTGGGCCACCACCTCGGCGACGAACTGCTGCTGCGGGTGGCGCAGCGGCTGAGCGCTCAGGTGCGCGCGGGCGACACCCTGTCACGCCAAGGCGGAGACGAGTTCGTGCTCTTGCTGCCCGAATGCGACCAAGCCGCCGCGAGCCTCGTGGCCGACAAATTGATCGAACAAGCGGGTTGCAGCCTCGTGGTCGGCGCCCACGAGGTCACGGCCACGCTCTCGGTCGGCATCGCCCTGTACCCGCACGATGGCGATACGCTCGACGAGCTGGCACGCTGCGCCGACATGGCGATGTACCAGGCCAAACAAGAGGGCCGCAGCACGTTTAGGTTTTTCACCCCCGCCCTGCGCACCCACAGCAGCCGCACGCTGCGCTTGCGCAACGATTTGCGGCTGGCGCTGGAGCGCGGGCAACTGGCGCTGGTCTATCAGCCGCAGGTGCGGCTGGCCGACGGGAAGATGCTGGGCGTGGAAGCCCTGCTGCGCTGGCAGCACCCCGAACTGGGCCCGATTTCACCGGCCGAGTTCATCCCGATCGCCGAGACCTGCGGCCTCATCCTGCCCATCGGGGATTGGGTGCTGCGCCAAGGCTTGCAGCAGTTGCAGCGCTGGGACGCCGCCGGCTTGGGGGCTTTGACGGTCGCCGTCAATCTGTCAGCGGTGCAATTTCGCGACCTGCGGCTGGCCGAGCGGATCGGGCAGCTCCTGCATGAAAGCGGCCTGCCGGCGCAACGGCTGGAAATCGAGCTCACCGAAAGCTGCGCCATGATCAACCCGCAAGGCTCGATCAACACCCTTGAGGGCTTGCGGCAGCTGCAAATTCCCATTGCCATCGACGACTTCGGCACTGGCTACTCGTCGCTCAGCTACCTCAAGCGCTTCAAGGTGGGCCGGCTCAAAATCGACCAAAGCTTTGTGCGCGACCTGCACCTGGACCCGGACGACCGCGCCATCGTGCGCGCCATCATCGGGCTGGCCGATCACCTCGGCATGCGCACCGTGGCCGAAGGGGTGGAAACGGCGGAGCAACTGGCTTGGCTGCGCGAGCACGGCTGCGACGAAGCCCAAGGCTATTTTTTCAGCCGCCCTCTTTCACCCGAAGCCATGCAAGCGTGGGCGCTGGCACGCGCACCCCAGCAGCCCGCGGTTTAA
- a CDS encoding M48 family metallopeptidase translates to MNLQLDRLVSPAPVAATPVKADQANQAAAPLRHPQANRECLLDGQPVGYRFERAQRKTLALRVCPQGLTVRAPSRLAQAEVERFLLSKARWILGKLQQVQAHTVPDQAPTPEQLAARWRTGATVDYLGQPLPLRLEPAADLASGSARLIEGGLQLALTPESAPERVRSAVYAWLQRSAYSLYVQRLQHFAPQLGVQWRSLKLSNAGTRWGSAKADGSLRLHWRLIQLEAHLIDYVVVHELAHLREMNHSPAFWQLVQGVLPDQLERRRALKQVQLASD, encoded by the coding sequence ATGAACCTGCAACTGGATAGGCTGGTCAGCCCGGCCCCTGTGGCGGCCACGCCCGTCAAGGCCGACCAAGCCAACCAAGCGGCTGCGCCCCTGCGCCACCCACAGGCCAACCGCGAATGCCTGCTCGATGGGCAGCCTGTGGGCTACCGCTTCGAGCGCGCCCAGCGCAAAACGCTGGCCTTGCGCGTCTGCCCCCAAGGCCTGACGGTGCGTGCCCCCAGCCGCTTGGCGCAGGCCGAGGTGGAGCGCTTTTTGCTCAGCAAGGCGCGCTGGATACTCGGTAAATTGCAGCAGGTGCAGGCGCATACGGTGCCTGACCAAGCCCCCACGCCGGAGCAACTGGCGGCGCGCTGGCGCACCGGGGCCACGGTGGACTACCTCGGTCAGCCGCTGCCGCTGCGGCTGGAGCCGGCAGCGGACTTGGCTAGCGGCAGCGCCCGCTTGATTGAAGGCGGCTTGCAGCTGGCGCTGACCCCCGAGAGCGCACCCGAGCGCGTACGCAGCGCCGTCTATGCCTGGTTGCAGCGCAGCGCCTACAGCCTGTATGTGCAGCGCTTGCAACACTTTGCGCCGCAGCTCGGGGTGCAGTGGCGCAGCCTCAAGCTCTCCAACGCCGGCACGCGCTGGGGCAGCGCCAAGGCCGACGGCAGCCTGCGCCTGCACTGGCGGCTGATCCAGCTCGAGGCGCATTTGATCGACTACGTGGTGGTGCACGAACTGGCGCACCTGCGCGAGATGAACCACAGCCCGGCCTTTTGGCAGCTGGTGCAAGGGGTGTTGCCGGACCAGCTCGAACGCCGGCGTGCCCTCAAGCAGGTGCAACTGGCCAGCGATTAA
- a CDS encoding lysophospholipid acyltransferase family protein has protein sequence MTAFYALRSLLHLLFMAITVVPWALAVVLAASFVSRARVYRMCAAWLATAVWAGGWILGIRNRVTGWENLPQGRLDAAVLLLKHQSVWETFSMPALMPHPLAFVFKKELLHIPFFGWAMGRMDMIHIDRGQRNQAFAKVVQQGRRLLGQGTWVIMFPEGTRIERGQVGQYKSGGTRLAVQAGVPVIPIAVNSGRCWPAKAFIKRPGVVDISIGPQIPSAGRDPEELMREVQDWIEAEMRRLDPEAYAPVLP, from the coding sequence ATGACCGCCTTCTATGCCCTGCGTTCGCTGCTGCACCTGCTGTTCATGGCCATCACGGTGGTGCCGTGGGCGCTGGCGGTGGTGCTGGCCGCGTCGTTCGTGAGCCGGGCCCGGGTCTACCGCATGTGCGCCGCCTGGCTGGCCACGGCGGTCTGGGCCGGTGGCTGGATATTGGGTATCCGCAACCGCGTCACGGGTTGGGAAAACCTGCCCCAGGGCCGTCTGGATGCGGCGGTGTTGCTGCTCAAGCACCAGTCGGTTTGGGAGACCTTTAGCATGCCGGCGCTGATGCCGCATCCGCTGGCCTTCGTGTTCAAAAAAGAGCTGCTGCATATCCCGTTTTTCGGCTGGGCGATGGGGCGCATGGACATGATCCACATCGACCGTGGGCAGCGCAACCAGGCTTTTGCCAAGGTGGTGCAGCAGGGCCGGCGCTTGCTGGGTCAAGGCACTTGGGTCATCATGTTCCCCGAGGGCACGCGCATCGAGCGCGGCCAGGTGGGACAGTACAAAAGCGGCGGCACCCGGCTGGCGGTGCAGGCTGGGGTGCCGGTGATTCCGATCGCCGTCAATTCCGGTCGCTGCTGGCCGGCCAAGGCCTTCATCAAGCGCCCCGGGGTGGTGGATATTTCAATCGGACCGCAAATTCCCAGCGCCGGGCGCGACCCGGAGGAGCTGATGCGCGAGGTGCAAGACTGGATCGAGGCCGAGATGCGCCGCCTCGACCCCGAAGCCTACGCGCCAGTCCTGCCCTGA
- the gmhB gene encoding D-glycero-beta-D-manno-heptose 1,7-bisphosphate 7-phosphatase, whose translation MPHSRDLKLIVIDRDGTLNHDPEDYLRSPDDWLPLPGALEAVARLNEAGWRVVVATTQSGLGRGLFDIATLNDIHTRMHKTLAQAGGRVEAVFFCPHAPEDECDCRKPAPGLLLQISQRLGVPVAQMVAVGDSVRDAQAARAAGCEAHLVLTGQSLAHRDGTPVPGLPAGVTVHHDLAAFAEAIVARAAAAAPEKGFPS comes from the coding sequence ATGCCCCACAGCCGCGACCTCAAGCTGATCGTGATCGACCGCGACGGCACCCTCAACCACGACCCGGAAGACTATCTGCGCAGCCCCGACGACTGGCTGCCCCTGCCCGGTGCGCTGGAGGCGGTGGCGCGGCTGAACGAGGCCGGCTGGCGCGTGGTGGTGGCCACCACCCAATCGGGGCTGGGCCGCGGCCTGTTCGATATCGCCACCCTGAACGACATTCACACCCGCATGCACAAGACGCTGGCGCAGGCCGGTGGGCGCGTGGAGGCGGTGTTTTTCTGCCCGCACGCGCCCGAGGATGAATGCGATTGCCGCAAACCGGCACCGGGGCTGTTGCTGCAGATCAGCCAGCGCCTTGGGGTGCCGGTGGCGCAAATGGTGGCGGTGGGCGACTCGGTGCGCGACGCCCAGGCAGCGCGGGCAGCGGGCTGCGAGGCGCATCTGGTTCTCACCGGCCAGTCGCTGGCGCACCGCGACGGCACACCGGTGCCGGGCCTGCCCGCAGGCGTGACCGTGCACCACGATTTGGCCGCTTTTGCCGAGGCCATCGTGGCGCGTGCGGCAGCGGCTGCACCAGAAAAAGGATTCCCTTCATGA
- the glyS gene encoding glycine--tRNA ligase subunit beta: MPKNNLLVELFVEELPPKALKKLGEAFAGVLAEQLQAQGLADADAQVTPFASPRRLAAHISGVAERAPDRAVSQKLMPVSVGLDASGAPTPALLKRLAALGADAAAVPGLRRALDGKAEALFFDSVQPGAGLATGLQKALDEAIAKLPIPKVMSYQPETDGGMANFVPGWSSVQFVRPAHGLVALHGTEVLAVSALGLRAGRHTRGHRFEAALDPLPLAAADGYAATLREQGAVIASYAERSLELVRQLRQAASGLGARLEVEQGWQGLSEPERVQRLLDDPLVQEVTALVERPHVLVCQFEPEFLAVPQECLILTMKANQKYFALLDAEGKLMPRFLVVSNICPADPSAVIGGNERVVRPRLADARFFYDQDRKRSLESRLLGLAKVVYHNRLGSQGERVERVRTIACAIAQRLGDQGLGDAALLRQVEQAALLAKADLLTDMVGEFPELQGTMGRYYALHDGLGEPVAQAIEDHYKPRFAGDALPRSLVGVCVALADKLETLVGLFGIGSLPTGDKDPYALRRHALGVLRMLLEKDLPLDWPDLLALAQPVFGDRIADPSAALSDFVYERLAGSLREQGFGTQEVDAVLALRPPRLAEVPRRLEAVRAFAALPEAAALAAANKRIGNILKKSAPAAGSAGMAWAGEAAVQPQLLLEAAEKALYAALQATLPQTQAQFEAGDYRAHLLGLAALRAPVDAFFESVLVNAEDAAVRTNRLALLGTLHQAMNRVAELARLAPAAGTGSAT; encoded by the coding sequence ATGCCTAAGAATAACCTACTCGTCGAACTGTTTGTCGAAGAGCTGCCGCCCAAGGCGCTCAAAAAGCTGGGCGAGGCCTTTGCCGGTGTGCTGGCCGAGCAGCTCCAGGCCCAGGGCTTGGCGGATGCCGATGCGCAAGTCACGCCCTTTGCCTCGCCGCGGCGCCTGGCGGCGCACATCAGCGGTGTGGCCGAGCGCGCGCCCGACCGGGCCGTGTCGCAAAAGCTCATGCCGGTGAGCGTGGGGCTGGATGCCAGCGGTGCGCCCACGCCCGCGCTGCTCAAGCGCCTAGCCGCTTTGGGGGCCGATGCAGCGGCCGTGCCCGGCTTGCGCCGCGCCCTCGATGGCAAGGCCGAAGCCCTGTTTTTCGACAGCGTGCAGCCCGGTGCGGGCCTTGCGACCGGCCTGCAAAAGGCGCTGGACGAAGCCATTGCCAAGCTGCCTATCCCCAAGGTGATGAGCTATCAGCCCGAAACCGATGGCGGCATGGCCAACTTTGTACCCGGCTGGAGCAGCGTGCAGTTCGTGCGCCCGGCACATGGCCTGGTGGCGCTGCATGGCACCGAGGTGCTTGCCGTGAGCGCGCTGGGCCTGCGCGCGGGCCGCCACACCCGCGGGCACCGCTTCGAGGCGGCGCTGGACCCGCTGCCACTGGCCGCTGCCGACGGCTATGCCGCCACGCTGCGCGAACAAGGCGCGGTGATCGCCAGCTACGCCGAGCGCAGTCTGGAGCTGGTGCGCCAGTTGCGCCAGGCCGCGTCTGGTCTGGGGGCGCGGCTGGAGGTGGAGCAGGGCTGGCAGGGCTTGAGCGAGCCGGAGCGGGTGCAGCGCCTGCTGGACGACCCCCTGGTGCAGGAAGTCACGGCCTTGGTGGAGCGGCCGCACGTGCTGGTGTGCCAGTTCGAGCCCGAATTTTTGGCCGTGCCGCAAGAGTGCCTGATCCTGACCATGAAGGCGAACCAAAAGTATTTCGCCCTGCTCGACGCCGAAGGCAAGCTGATGCCGCGCTTTCTGGTGGTGAGCAACATCTGCCCCGCCGACCCGAGCGCGGTGATTGGCGGCAACGAGCGCGTGGTGCGCCCGCGCCTGGCCGATGCCCGCTTCTTTTACGACCAAGACCGCAAGCGCTCGCTCGAATCGCGCCTGCTGGGGCTGGCCAAGGTGGTTTATCACAACCGGCTCGGCAGCCAAGGCGAGCGCGTGGAGCGCGTGCGCACCATTGCCTGCGCCATCGCGCAGCGCCTGGGCGACCAGGGCTTGGGCGATGCGGCGCTGCTGCGCCAGGTCGAGCAGGCCGCCTTGCTGGCCAAGGCCGATTTGCTGACCGACATGGTGGGCGAATTCCCCGAGCTGCAAGGCACCATGGGGCGCTACTACGCCTTGCACGATGGTCTGGGCGAGCCGGTGGCCCAGGCCATCGAAGACCATTACAAGCCGCGCTTTGCCGGCGACGCGTTGCCGCGCAGCCTGGTCGGCGTGTGCGTGGCGCTGGCCGACAAGCTCGAAACCCTGGTGGGGCTGTTTGGCATCGGCAGCCTGCCCACCGGCGACAAAGACCCGTATGCGCTGCGCCGCCATGCCCTCGGGGTGTTGCGCATGTTGCTTGAGAAAGATTTGCCGCTGGACTGGCCCGACTTGCTGGCGCTGGCGCAGCCGGTGTTTGGCGATCGGATCGCCGACCCGAGCGCGGCGCTGAGCGATTTCGTCTATGAGCGCCTAGCAGGCAGCTTGCGCGAGCAGGGCTTTGGCACCCAGGAGGTGGATGCCGTGCTGGCGCTGCGCCCGCCGCGGCTGGCCGAGGTGCCGCGCCGCCTAGAAGCGGTGCGCGCCTTTGCCGCGCTGCCCGAAGCGGCGGCGCTGGCGGCGGCCAACAAGCGCATCGGCAACATCCTGAAAAAATCGGCGCCAGCTGCGGGGTCTGCGGGAATGGCTTGGGCGGGCGAGGCCGCCGTGCAGCCGCAGCTGCTGCTCGAAGCGGCCGAAAAAGCCCTCTACGCCGCGCTGCAAGCCACACTGCCCCAGACCCAGGCCCAGTTTGAGGCGGGCGACTACCGTGCGCACTTGCTCGGGCTGGCGGCACTGCGAGCGCCGGTGGATGCGTTTTTCGAATCCGTGCTGGTCAACGCCGAGGACGCGGCGGTGCGCACCAACCGGCTGGCGCTGTTGGGCACGCTGCACCAGGCCATGAACCGGGTCGCCGAGCTGGCGCGCTTGGCCCCTGCGGCCGGCACCGGGTCAGCCACTTGA
- the glyQ gene encoding glycine--tRNA ligase subunit alpha translates to MLTFQQIILKLQAYWDAQGCALLQPYDMEVGAGTSHTATFLRALGPEPWKAAYVQPSRRPKDGRYGQNPNRLQHYYQYQVVLKPAPANILELYLGSLQALGFDLKQNDIRFVEDDWENPTLGAWGLGWEVWLNGMEVTQFTYFQQVGGIDCKPITGEITYGLERLAMYLQGVESVYDLVWTDTGSAPGRSQADPAPSGGSDTRAAGERGGKILYGDVYLQNEQEQSAYNFEHADAEFLFSAFAAHERQAQHLMRSQLALPAYEQVLKCAHSFNLLDARGAISVTERAAYIGRIRNLARSVAQSYYESRERLGFPMAPREWVAQMPTKQAA, encoded by the coding sequence ATGCTCACATTTCAACAAATCATCCTCAAACTGCAAGCCTATTGGGACGCCCAAGGCTGCGCGCTGCTGCAACCCTACGACATGGAAGTGGGGGCCGGCACCAGCCACACCGCCACGTTTTTGCGCGCCCTCGGCCCCGAGCCTTGGAAAGCGGCTTATGTGCAGCCGAGCCGGCGCCCCAAGGATGGGCGTTACGGCCAAAACCCGAACCGCTTGCAGCACTACTACCAGTACCAGGTGGTGCTCAAGCCGGCCCCGGCCAACATTCTGGAGCTCTATCTGGGCTCCTTGCAGGCGCTGGGTTTTGACTTGAAGCAAAACGACATCCGCTTCGTCGAAGACGACTGGGAAAACCCGACCCTGGGCGCCTGGGGCCTAGGCTGGGAAGTGTGGCTCAACGGCATGGAGGTGACGCAGTTCACCTACTTCCAGCAAGTGGGCGGCATCGACTGCAAGCCCATCACCGGCGAGATCACCTACGGGCTGGAGCGGCTGGCGATGTACCTGCAAGGGGTGGAAAGCGTGTACGACTTGGTCTGGACCGACACCGGGTCAGCGCCGGGCCGCTCCCAAGCTGACCCAGCCCCCTCGGGGGGCAGCGACACCCGCGCAGCGGGCGAGCGTGGGGGCAAGATCCTTTATGGCGACGTCTATCTGCAAAACGAGCAGGAGCAAAGCGCCTACAACTTCGAGCACGCCGACGCCGAGTTTTTGTTCAGCGCCTTTGCCGCGCACGAGCGCCAGGCCCAGCACCTGATGCGCAGCCAGCTCGCCCTGCCGGCCTACGAGCAGGTGCTCAAATGCGCGCACAGCTTCAACCTGCTCGATGCGCGCGGGGCCATCAGCGTGACCGAGCGCGCCGCCTACATCGGGCGCATCCGCAACCTGGCGCGCAGCGTGGCGCAGAGCTACTACGAGAGCCGCGAACGGCTGGGCTTCCCCATGGCTCCGCGCGAGTGGGTGGCGCAGATGCCCACCAAACAGGCCGCCTGA
- the lnt gene encoding apolipoprotein N-acyltransferase, giving the protein MRGAWSLALLLAGFVQALALAWPFQTLALAGLGLHAGEPMPLLQWLALGVLVLAISHAPSWRRAAWRTWLFALAWLCGSFWWLFVSMNTYGGMAGPLAAAAVGLLAAFLALYYAAAGALFWRWRHATPLVQALSFAALWTLAEVARGTLLTGFPWGAIGYAHVDSMAALAPWVGVYGMGALAAALAAGMAAAWLQRGTAPRNWPQTGGLVSARSLSGGRLAWPLLLLLALWLPLLVWPAMGNWLAQRAPLWTSSTGSLPVVLLQGNVAQDRKFEPHVGIPFALQWYKEQTALALDRLDAAGQPGLVVLPETAIPLLPQEIDPLWWEAFLGRIERSQSAVMIGIPVGDWREGYTNSVLGWTPTLQQYRYDKYHLVPFGEFVPPFFQWFIDMMQIPLGAYRPGTLGQAPMEWAGQRFGPNICYEDLFGEELAAAFRIPGLTPTVLVNVSNIGWFGDTVAIDQHRQIARLRALELQRPMVRATNTGSTAGIDHLGRVLAEFPRLTRGALDLRVEGRTGLTPFARWAAHWGLWPLVGLAALVLALCWRRTSGAKP; this is encoded by the coding sequence ATGCGCGGCGCCTGGTCGCTGGCCCTGCTGCTGGCGGGCTTTGTGCAAGCGCTGGCGCTGGCGTGGCCGTTCCAGACGCTGGCGCTGGCCGGTTTGGGTTTGCACGCCGGCGAGCCGATGCCGCTGCTGCAGTGGCTGGCCTTGGGCGTGCTGGTGCTGGCCATTTCCCACGCACCCAGTTGGCGCCGGGCCGCTTGGCGCACATGGCTGTTTGCGCTGGCGTGGTTGTGCGGCAGCTTTTGGTGGTTGTTCGTCTCGATGAACACCTACGGCGGCATGGCGGGGCCGCTGGCGGCGGCAGCGGTCGGGCTGCTGGCGGCCTTTCTGGCCTTGTACTACGCCGCCGCGGGCGCCCTGTTTTGGCGCTGGCGCCATGCCACGCCGCTGGTGCAGGCGCTGAGTTTTGCGGCCTTGTGGACATTGGCCGAAGTGGCGCGCGGCACCTTGCTGACCGGATTTCCGTGGGGCGCGATCGGTTACGCCCATGTTGATTCAATGGCCGCTTTGGCGCCTTGGGTCGGGGTCTACGGCATGGGCGCGTTGGCGGCGGCGCTGGCGGCGGGCATGGCGGCGGCCTGGTTGCAGCGCGGCACGGCGCCCAGGAATTGGCCCCAAACCGGGGGGCTGGTGTCGGCGCGCAGCCTGAGCGGCGGCCGCTTGGCGTGGCCCTTGCTGCTGCTGCTGGCTTTATGGTTGCCGCTGCTGGTGTGGCCCGCCATGGGCAACTGGCTGGCGCAGCGCGCACCCTTGTGGACCAGCAGCACCGGCAGCTTGCCCGTGGTGCTGCTGCAAGGCAATGTGGCGCAGGATAGAAAGTTCGAGCCCCATGTGGGCATTCCGTTCGCGCTGCAGTGGTACAAGGAGCAGACCGCGCTGGCCCTCGATCGGCTCGACGCAGCCGGCCAGCCGGGCTTGGTGGTGTTGCCAGAAACCGCCATCCCGCTGTTGCCGCAAGAGATCGACCCGCTCTGGTGGGAGGCCTTCTTGGGCCGCATCGAGCGCAGCCAGTCGGCGGTGATGATTGGTATCCCGGTGGGCGATTGGCGCGAGGGCTACACCAATTCGGTGCTGGGCTGGACCCCCACGCTGCAGCAATACCGCTACGACAAATACCATCTGGTGCCCTTTGGCGAGTTCGTGCCACCGTTTTTTCAGTGGTTCATCGACATGATGCAGATACCACTGGGCGCGTACCGCCCCGGCACCTTGGGGCAGGCGCCGATGGAATGGGCTGGGCAGCGCTTCGGCCCCAACATCTGCTACGAAGACCTGTTTGGCGAAGAACTGGCGGCGGCCTTTCGCATTCCCGGCCTAACCCCGACGGTGCTGGTCAATGTGAGCAACATTGGCTGGTTTGGCGACACGGTGGCGATCGACCAGCACCGCCAGATCGCGCGCCTGCGCGCGCTCGAGTTGCAGCGGCCGATGGTGCGCGCCACCAACACCGGCTCCACCGCGGGCATCGACCACTTGGGGCGGGTGCTGGCCGAGTTTCCGCGCCTGACGCGCGGCGCGCTCGACCTCAGGGTCGAAGGCCGCACCGGCCTGACACCCTTTGCGCGCTGGGCCGCCCACTGGGGTTTGTGGCCGCTGGTGGGCTTGGCCGCATTGGTGCTGGCGCTGTGCTGGCGGCGCACGTCGGGCGCAAAACCCTAG
- a CDS encoding HlyC/CorC family transporter — translation MAEPSPSRSPQRRLRHVDQRGFFKRLVEFLNPGPDSKDELIKSLSEAEDNAIINAESRAMLEGVIRIADMTAGEVMVAAPRMDVLDIHAPFNELLNTVISTAHSRFPVFEGERDQIIGILMAKDLLKLQRAPELNLRALLRPATFVPESKGLNDLLREFRGNRNHLAIVIDEFGRVAGLITIEDVLEEIVGEIEDEFDVEEDEGDIFTLADGSWRINGDTSIERLNERFGVELALDGFETIGGLVAHELGHVPKRGESHALGGLLFRAQHTRGGAVIWFKVTRQEGAP, via the coding sequence GTGGCCGAACCTTCCCCCAGTAGATCGCCGCAGCGTCGGCTGCGGCATGTGGACCAGCGCGGTTTTTTTAAGCGGCTGGTGGAATTTCTTAACCCCGGTCCTGACTCCAAGGATGAGCTGATCAAATCCTTGTCCGAGGCCGAGGACAACGCCATCATCAACGCCGAGTCGCGCGCCATGCTCGAAGGCGTGATTCGCATCGCCGACATGACGGCCGGTGAGGTGATGGTGGCGGCCCCGCGCATGGACGTGCTCGACATCCACGCCCCCTTTAACGAGTTGCTCAACACCGTGATCTCAACCGCCCATTCGCGCTTTCCGGTCTTTGAGGGCGAGCGCGACCAGATCATCGGCATCCTGATGGCCAAGGATTTGCTCAAATTGCAGCGCGCCCCCGAGCTGAATCTGCGCGCCTTGCTGCGCCCGGCCACGTTCGTGCCCGAAAGCAAGGGGCTCAACGACTTGCTGCGCGAGTTTCGCGGCAACCGCAACCACTTGGCAATCGTGATCGATGAGTTTGGCCGCGTCGCCGGGCTGATCACGATCGAAGACGTGCTGGAGGAAATCGTGGGCGAGATCGAAGACGAGTTCGACGTGGAAGAAGACGAGGGCGACATCTTCACACTGGCCGATGGGTCTTGGCGCATCAATGGCGACACCTCGATCGAACGCCTCAACGAGCGCTTTGGGGTGGAGCTGGCGCTGGACGGCTTCGAGACCATCGGCGGCCTGGTCGCACACGAGCTGGGCCACGTGCCCAAGCGCGGCGAAAGCCATGCCTTGGGGGGCTTGCTGTTTCGTGCTCAGCACACCCGCGGCGGGGCGGTGATCTGGTTCAAGGTCACGCGCCAAGAGGGGGCGCCGTGA